From the Girardinichthys multiradiatus isolate DD_20200921_A chromosome 22, DD_fGirMul_XY1, whole genome shotgun sequence genome, one window contains:
- the six2a gene encoding homeobox protein SIX2a yields the protein MSMLPTFGFTQEQVACVCEVLQQGGNIERLGRFLWSLPACEHLHKNESVLKAKAVVAFHRGNFRELYKILESHQFSPHNHPKLQQLWLKAHYIEAEKLRGRPLGAVGKYRVRRKFPLPRSIWDGEETSYCFKEKSRSVLREWYTHNPYPSPREKRELAEATGLTTTQVSNWFKNRRQRDRAAEAKERENSENSNSNSHNPLTSSMNGNKTLLGSSDDDKTPSGTPDHTSPSPALLLGSNTSLPSLHGLAPPPGPSAIPVPGGADSVHHHLSVHHDTILNSMSSNLVDLGS from the exons ATGTCCATGCTCCCGACGTTTGGTTTCACGCAGGAGCAAGTTGCGTGTGTCTGCGAAGTTCTCCAGCAAGGGGGGAACATCGAACGGCTTGGACGCTTCCTCTGGTCCCTGCCGGCGTGCGAACACCTCCACAAGAACGAGAGCGTCCTGAAGGCGAAAGCCGTGGTCGCCTTCCACCGGGGCAACTTCCGAGAGCTCTACAAGATCCTGGAGAGCCACCAGTTCTCGCCGCACAACCACCCGAAGCTGCAGCAACTGTGGCTCAAGGCGCACTACATCGAGGCGGAGAAGCTGCGGGGCCGTCCGCTGGGCGCAGTCGGGAAGTACCGAGTCCGGAGAAAGTTCCCGCTGCCCCGGTCCATATGGGACGGAGAGGAGACCAGCTACTGCTTCAAGGAGAAGAGCAGGAGCGTCCTCCGGGAGTGGTACACCCACAACCCCTACCCGTCCCCGAGGGAGAAGAGGGAGCTGGCGGAGGCCACGGGACTCACCACCACACAGGTCAGCAACTGGTTCAAGAACCGGCGGCAGAGAGACCGAGCGGCGGAGGCAAAGGAGAG GGAAAACAGTGAGAACTCCAACAGCAATAGTCACAACCCACTAACTTCTTCCATGAACGGAAATAAAACTCTTTTAGGGAGCTCGGACGACGACAAAACACCGTCAGGGACACCGGATCACACGTCTCCGAGCCCGGCCTTGCTCCTGGGCTCGAACACCAGCTTACCGTCCCTGCACGGTCTTGCGCCCCCGCCGGGACCTAGCGCGATCCCGGTGCCCGGTGGCGCAGACTCGGTGCATCATCACCTCTCGGTGCACCATGACACTATACTGAACTCTATGTCTTCTAACCTTGTGGACCTTGGCTCCTAA